The genomic interval GGGGGTACCCGCGCTCATCCGGGAAAGGGGACCTGGGATGCGGGATGCCCCCACCCAGAGGGAACAGAGCCTCCGCGCCAGTCTCTGCTGCAGGACCCAGCGAAGGAGGGAGTCCCGGGCCCCCAACTTAACTACAGGTGTAGCACCCTGCGTCGTGGCTTGGAGGAGGGACGCACCTGGGGACAATTAAAGCCTAGAATGGCCAGAGATTTGTCTCAGGGAGACCTGGAGAAGTTTCTGACTGTAGGTTTCCTCTCTTACCTTTTTCAAGACCGAGCGTTGGGACTCTGGGGGCAGGGAGTTCCTCTCTGACATTGGTTGGTTCCCCGCTCCGGATGCGTTCTTAGCTCACACTGTGTGTTTCTAGGCTTTATGATATTAACAAAGTCCAAAGATGCTGTTTGGCAAACCCCAGCACAAACAAGCAGACAAACACATTTCCCCCTGAAATACTTCTATTATATCTTGTTTTGTTTCCGTGCTCTAGATTAAGTGAACTAATACGATCTCTAAAGCTCCAGATTGTATGTAAAACTTGTGTGTGTCTTTATGGGAATTTCCATAGATTTTCTTTAATTGGAGAATATCAAAGATCAAATAGCTAAAATCACATCTTTGGGCTCCATCAGCTTGGCAGGTCCTGAGGGTTCTCAGGGTACTGAACTTGCAGATTCTCCTCTGAAATTTTGGGTTTGTGGGAAGAGTTGGGGAGAGGGGGTTCCTTCAGGGTCCAGGGCAGACAACATTCACCCTCATCACAAAGGAGGGCTAAGAGTTGGTCTGTTTTCCACTAGTTAAAAATTCAACTAGTTTATAAATATGTAGATTAGGAAACTGggtctttccaggtggcactagtggtaaaagaacctgcctgccaatgcgggagacatgaaagattcgggttcaatccctgggttgggaagatcccccagaggaggaaatggcaacccactggcaacccactcctttattcttgcctgggaaatcccatggatggatgagcctgataggccacagtccatggggtcgcaaagagtcggacacggttgAGCATctcacttccagtattcttgcctggagaatcccatggacagaggagcccgtccattgggtctcaaagagttggatacaactgaagtgacttagcatgaagacacacacacacagataaggATACCAGGATGAACCTTTGTGAATGAAAGGTATATCCAAGGTTTCTCTTGGTAACCACATGCAACCTCAGCTGCAGGGTTTCGGAGGACtcggggagggtgggaggggcagggtcAGCAATGGATGGTAGCTTAGCCTTAGAGCAGCACTAGGAAAACCCAGGGTGTGCTGGGGGGAGCTGCAGAAGAGTCGGGGGGAGGGTAGGATAGGAGTTTGCTAAAAAATTCTCAGCTACTGGAGAAAAGTCACATTGCATCTTTCATCCCGCTGGACTTGTTCCCTCCAAGTGGGCAACAGTCCTCCGTGGATGCAAAGCAGTTTATGCGGCCCTGTGAGTAGACACCATGTCTGGTCCTGCCTTCTTTATTCACAAATTTCTTTATTGCAATCCCAGTCTATGAGGTCTGTGGGCAGGCTGGTCTTGGACTGGAGGTCCTGAGCTGTGCGTTTTGAAAACAGTGACATCCTACAGCTCGCCTTAAACCCTTGCAATCTCTTCCgacttttagagaaaaaaagtagAGGCTAAAATGATGGGGTTTTCCATTATAAGAAAATTCCCGAATCTTTGGTGCTGGCTTTTATTTGTGTGCCATCTAGTTTAGTTGAAACGTATCTGTCTGGTTTTGTTGAAGCTTGATAGATTATTATCTCTAGTTTATAGAGAGTCTGGTAGTCCTAGCTGGTCTGTAACCTCCCTACGATTGAGATCCACTGTTGTGGCCAAGGGTAAGGAATAGACTGCATTATTCCACAATGTCCTTTGAATGGACATGGCTCCTTTGTGGCAGTCTGGTGCTCTGGTAGCAGTTGTGAATTGCACAGGACTCTAGGACTGTTGAGGAAAGAAATCGCCTCATTTTACTTGGCTCACAGCCCTGACTAGTTTTTGCCTCCTGTTTTTAACCTCACACGTGTTTGGTAAACTCAAACTGTTCTCTCAGTGAGGTTTAGGGGATGGAGGTGACATTTCTCAGTCAGTCACTCTTCAATAAATCCCACATTGAACtgttgcttttaaaaacaatgagGTGGTTGTTTCTACCTACAGCCTGCCTTTTCCTGATATGATTATGCTTTAAAGTGGACCCATTAATGTGTCAGGGGTTTATTTGCAATGACAGAAATTAATTTTGCTCCTTACTTGAAAGCCATTAAAAgaaccaaacttttttttttttaaataacagttgCTGCTTCACTAGCTTTTCGGCACAAGATAAATTTAGCTGATGTTACTCATGATTCTTTTAttcacaaatgtttattgaggcCCCCAGTGTGTCGGACCCTGGGGTAGGAGGTGACTTCTTGTTTCTGCTTTCAAGGAGTTGATAGATAGGCGATGAGGTCTTGAATCTGGACTTGCTAAGAACAGATTTCAGGAAGTGCTGCTTCAGGGACTCCCTGACTGTTTTCTTTGGGGTTTAAATGACTGCCTTCTATCCGTGCATGAGCGCATTATGGCTTTTGGCTGAGGGACAGGCTGTGGTCTTCTGGCCTTGTAGCATCCTTGCTGGTCAGCAGTGCCTGACTCCTATCACCCCGGGTGCTGTGTCCATGATAGTTCTGCCAGTAGCATCGTCCCTGAGGGTAAACTAACTGGACCAGGAGAAACACATTCACGTTGGATGAGTAATACATGGTCCCAGGGAGCacgcgggcttccctggtggcacagtggtaaagaatctgcctgcaatgcaggagacacaggttcaatccctgggtcaggaagatcccctggagaagagaatggcaacccactccagtcttcctgcctggggagtcccatggatagaagagcctggcaggctacagtccatgtggttttcagagttggacacgactgatcgactaacactttcactttcagggagcGCTGGCCTCTTGAGTGAGGATTCTGACAACTGCCCTCCCCAACTCCGGCAGGTTTCCTATCCTTGAGCTATTCTTGCCCCAGTTCATTCAGAGTAAAAGTGATAGAGGTTTCATGCATTCCGAGGTCTCTCCTGAAATCCCTTGAACTCTGTCAGAGCCCACTGCCTTTGCAATGCTGTTTTCTTTGCCTAGAATGTCTTCCTCTCCTCTTGCCTGTTTCCTGAAAAGCTGAAATGTTCCCTCCTAGATGATGTTCCTTTAGTGCCCTGTCTGGCCCACAGGTAGCTGAtccctttcttttttgtaatatattgaaagtcaaagtgttagtcactcagtcgcatctgcctctttgcgaccccatagactgtagcccgtcaggcttctctatccacagaattctccaggcaagaatactggagtgggtcgccatttccttttccaggggatcttcccaagccagggatcaaactggggattcctgcattgccagttttttaccatctgagtcaccagggaagcccttgttataTCAGTAACCTTGCATTATTCATATATCAAAGGACTTAACAATTAacatgtgaaagtcgctcagtcatgtccggctctttgcgaccccatggactatacagtccatggaattctccaggccagaatactggagtgggtagcctttcccttctccaggggatcttcccatcccagggatcaaactcaggtctcccgcactgcaggtggattctttactaactgagccacaagggaaatccaagaatactagagtgggtagcccgtcccttctccagtgaatcttcctgacccaggaatcaaactggggtctcctgcattgcaggaggatttaccaactgagctatcagggaagcccctagcaattaacagctaccatttattgagtgcttgtgagagttggacggtgaagaaagctgagcaccgaagaattgatgcttttgaactgtggtgttggagaagactcttgagagtcccttggactgcaagaagatcagtcctgggtgtccactggaaagactgatgttgaagctgaaactccgatactttggccactcacCTTCCcataagagttgactcattggaaaagaccctaatgctgggacgGATTTGGgacaaggggagaaggggacgacagaggatgagatggctggatggcatcaccgacttgctggacatgggtttgggtagattccgggagttggtgatggacagggaggcctggtgtgctgcaattcatgggcccacaaagagttggacacgactgagcgactgaactgaactgaactgaactattatgTGTCCAAgtgtttttcttgtcttttttgggtagtggtggtggtggtatatTGACAGTTCTATGAGGCAGAGTTGTACtttgttaaaataatttctctgtcCATCTCCCCAAGTAGGCTGTGATAGTGGCTTGTACATCTGTGCATGTTATTCATTTGGTATCTCTAGGATCTGGCAGACTGCCTAATTAATACACAGTGGGCACTGCATAAATATGTAAGTGGATACATTTTACCAACAGCTATTCACATCTGAATAATAAGCTAATTGTAAGtaattcttcttttaaatgaaCTTCATGCTGAAATACACAGTCAAAATTTAAGCAAACACTGATAAGCAAGAAGAAGAAAGTTAAAGTACAACTCCCCCTCCTTCCCAGAACTGGAGAGTGTAAGCAACTTGCTTAGGGACACACAACTCCTCTTTGACTGAACAGAGTCAAGGTCAGGCCCTCTGGTTTATAGCACTCTAGCTCTTAACACTGCATGGAACTGCTGTTCCTTCTTCCCCTTCAAATGCCATGCGCCCCCCTTCCCCCCAACACAACATGAACAGATTACATTAAATGGGTTGGAAGAGctgaaatttgaaaatgaaatccaCTGGACATATCAAGTTGGAATGCATgaaatctacatttaaaaatgtccAGTATTCAGTCTTTTCATGCCTTTGCTCTTCTCATCACACCCCTCATTTAGGGCCATCCAGACTGAAGCAGTTTGGAAAGAGAATGCACTCTAAGTCAGACAAACGGAGGTTCGAATCCCACCTATGCCACTAGATGTTATCAGGAATAGGTTGCAGTTTTAGTCTcttttgtaaaatagagataataagaAATATTTCTCAGCTTTTTATCAAGTTTAGAGGTAATACTGTGGTGAAGTGTTTCATGGgtgattattttgttttggtgactgaatctttttttaatttttattttatattggagcatagttgattaataatgtattagtttcaggtgacagctaagtgactcagttatacatatacgtatcctttttcaaattcttttcccatttaggttactgcAGAATGTTGTTCAGAGTTCCCTgtttatacagtaggtccttgggagagaagtttgggattgacatgttcAGGggggtgctcagtcgctcaattgtgtccaggtctttgtgaccctttggactataacccacaaggcttctctgactatggaatttttcaggcaagaatacttgagtgggttgccatttcctcctccagggcatcttcccaacccagggatcgagctggagtctcctgcatcttctgcattgcaggtggattctttacccgctgagccatcgggaaagcccaggattgacatgtacacactgctatatttaaaatagatagccttATACTTGATTAATGGTGGATCTTGTTGTGGGTAAGTCTCTAATGGTGATACCTTAGAGCTTGCCCCAGTAGCAGACTGCTAAGTTGTTTTTTCACAGCTACACGTGGGTTTTTCCACTCAAATCATTCATTTCAATtcttatgaagtgaagtgaaagtctctcaggcatatctgactctttgtaaccccatggataaTACGggctgtggaattctccaggccagaatactggagtgggaagccattcccttctccaggggattttctcaacccagggatcaaacccaggtctcccgcattgcaggtggattcttggtcagctgagccaccagggaagcccttttcacaGCATTTAACTTTTATATCATTGTTAGATGTCTTTAGTAACTTGCCTTACAGTCATTTTCTTAGAAAttcaatttcttctctttggagattaaagagaaagaagtggCCAATTGAGGCTGTTCAAGcaatttttgtttaaaagtggATCATTGTTTTCATTACCCTACcaataatgttttctattttcctttatcAGTGAGTTACTTTCTCTTGGTCCGTATTGCCAAACTGAACTCTCTGGTCTTCTTGCAAGATGAAAGGAGACAGCCATGAATGAGCTACTAGATGATTTTGCAAATGCCTCTGATTTTCCTGATTATGCAGCTGCTCTTGAAAATTGCACCAATGAAAATATCCCCCTCAAGACGCACTACCTCCCTGTTATTTATAGCATCATATTCCTGGTGGGTTTTCCTGGAAATGTGATAGCCATCTCCACATACATCTTCAAAATGCGGCCCTGGAGAAGCAGCACCATCATCATGCTGAACCTGGCCTGCACCGACCTGCTGTATCTCACCAGCCTTCCCTTCCTGATTCACTACTACGCCGGTGGAGAACACTGGGTCTTCGGGGACTTCATGTGCAAGTTCATCCGATTCGGCTTCCACTTCAACCTTTATAGCAGCATCCTCTTCCTCACCTGCTTTAGCATCTTCCGCTACTTTGTCATCATTCACCCCATGAGCTGCTTCTCCATCCACAAAAAGCGATGGGCCGTGGTGGCCTGTGCGGTGGTGTGGATCGTGTCGCTGGTGGCCGTCATTCCCATGACCTTCCTGATCACAGCCACCACCAGCACCAATAGATCCGCCTGCCCTGACCTCACCAGCTCGGATGACCTCACGACCATCAAATGGTACAATCTAATTTTGACCGCCACCACTTTCTGCCTCCCCTTGGTGATAGTGACGCTCTGCTATACAATGATAATCTACACCCTAACTCAAGGACCTCAGACGCACAGCTGCCTGAAGCAGAAAGCACGCAGGCTCACCATTCTGCTGCTTCTAGTGTTTTACATATGCTTTTTGCCCTTCCATATCTTGAGGGTCATTCGGATCGAATCTCGCCTGCTTTCCATTAGCTGCTCCACTGAGCATCAGATCCATGAAGCGTACATCGTTTCAAGACCGCTAGCTGCCCTGAACACCTTTGGTAACCTGTTACTGTACGTGGTTGTCAGCAGCAACTTCCAGCAGGCTGTGTGC from Cervus canadensis isolate Bull #8, Minnesota chromosome 9, ASM1932006v1, whole genome shotgun sequence carries:
- the OXGR1 gene encoding 2-oxoglutarate receptor 1, translating into MNELLDDFANASDFPDYAAALENCTNENIPLKTHYLPVIYSIIFLVGFPGNVIAISTYIFKMRPWRSSTIIMLNLACTDLLYLTSLPFLIHYYAGGEHWVFGDFMCKFIRFGFHFNLYSSILFLTCFSIFRYFVIIHPMSCFSIHKKRWAVVACAVVWIVSLVAVIPMTFLITATTSTNRSACPDLTSSDDLTTIKWYNLILTATTFCLPLVIVTLCYTMIIYTLTQGPQTHSCLKQKARRLTILLLLVFYICFLPFHILRVIRIESRLLSISCSTEHQIHEAYIVSRPLAALNTFGNLLLYVVVSSNFQQAVCSMVRCRTGGDLEQGKKVSQSNNP